GCGTGAGTCCTTATATGCATGCAACAGTTGGCAAAGGGGCCCAGAGTCCTTTGCAGAGTGATCTCAAAAGCATCTCCAAAGTCATCAAGCCGATAGTCGTATAGTATGAATCGCAACCTGAAGTGCCAAGTGCTCAACGTCCCAAAATATCTCCAATATCCAATAAACCAACAGGGAAAATCTAGAAAAAGCTAATAGAATTATTTATAAATGTGCAAAagaaaatcaaaacaaaaaaacaccaaattATTGTGTATAAAATCCCGTCAAGGTAAGTACTTCGTTCAAACCATGCGGTGTAAGAGAGCCCAGGTTAAAAATCCACCTGGATTcagatttaaagggcttctgtcaccccactaaagtgattttttttttttgggctggtgaaattagttatattgcgatatatcacaatataattgtgtcacttactttgatccagcagtttcttcaaaaaacgaagttttatcatatgtaaattcggtctctaacagcaagtagggccgctacttgctgctagctgctgcagaaatccgccctctcgtcgtgttgattgacagggccagccgggatctcctcctccggccagccctgtcggcatttcaaaaatcgcgcgcctctgtggattcggcgcaggcgctctgagatgaggaggctcgtctcctcagaactcccttagtgcgcctgcgccgatgacatcaccgaaatagaagacgtcatcggcgcaggcgcactgagggagtgctgaggagacgagcctcctcatctcagagcgcctgcgccgaatccacagaggcgcgcgatttttgaaatgccgacagggctggccggaggaggagatcccggctggccctgtcaatcaacacgacgagagggcggatttctgcagcagctagcagcaagtagccgccctacttgctgttagagaccgaatttacatatgataaaacttcatttttgaagaaactgctggatcaaagtaagtgacacaattatattgtgatatatcgcaatataactaatttcaccagcccaaaaaaaataaatcactttagtggggtgacagaagccctttaagtaattGTGGATttatacgccccccccccctgatatTACCGCAAATAAGATCCAACCCCACAATCCTCAGACCACTATACCTACCACCATAATATTCCAGGAAATGGAAAGCTAATGACATCAAGGGTTTGTCCTTGCTAGATTTGTCCTGAGAGGCCAGTCCAATGTTGGAAAGATGTTGTTGTATCCTCTTACGTAACACTCTATATCGGGTGATGGGACGTACTTTATCACTGATTCTGGGCCATGGCTGAAACAAATCAAAACAATATGCCTGTGAAATAACTTTTTTAGGGTATCACCTCTTCCAAAAGCATAATGATAATTCAGTGGAAGCTTCTTTAAAATCCACTATAGATGTACAATTTCGACGGAATCTCTGAAATTGGCCTTTTGGTATTCTCTTTCTGAGATGAGTTGGATGAAAACTCTGGTAATGGAGTAAACTATAAGTAGCAGTGttcttgtggaaaaaaaaatgttacaatATGGGCACCATCTATCTGAATCTTCAAATCCAAAAAATCAACCTCTGTCTCAGAGATGTTGTGTGTTAGAAAAATATTAAGTCAATTCTGGTTCAGTAGACCAATAAACTGTTCACATGTCTCCTAGGATCCCTGCCAGAGAAATAAAACATTGTCGATGTAACAAAACCAACCAAGAACATCTTCCCGAAACAGATCCAATGGGTACACCTGTGGCATCACCCACCAACCCAAAAAGATGTTGGCATAAGGTTTGAGTAAACACCCATATGGGATAAAGTAGTCAACTTCACAATTCAATTCAGATGtacccagtaaaaaaaaatattaattttatcaTGCGttataagtttttattttttagatgggAGTCTCTTGGATACACTGATGCCTCTACAGTAGTCTATGTTTGAGGCTTCAATCAAAACTGAGCTTTATGTGGGTATTATGGTTTATTTATTGTGCATTGTAAGATGGTATCATTTTGTCATGCTTAACCTACAATAAAATACAGTGTTACACTAACCCACGCTGTGTATGACCTGCAACCCATTCTTATTCACTTGTTGATATACCAGCAATTGGTTAGGATTGGTGATGTGTCTGAAAGCTATTCTCATAATATGTGGGAATTTCACAGGTTGATTCATCAGTAATGAGACATTAATGATGTAGAGAAATGTCAACCATGTTGGTAAATAAAATTCATGTACTTGATAAATCTATGGGCAAGTGAGCAACCCTTCAGACTTTGCTTGGTGTTTCCAAACCATGTATCTTCTATCAATAGTTTGATTTCTGATTTCAGTTTGATTTCTTAGAAAGTCTAATTTTGATGGTGTCTTTGACATCCTTGTTTCTAATGCTATAAATGATGGGATTCAACATTGGAGTCACCGCTGTATATAGAATGGACATGGTCTTGCCTATCTGAGGAGAGTAGGCAGAACGAGGTTTCAGGTACATGAAGATGATAGTACCATAGTACAGAGACACAACAGTGAGGTGTGAAGCACAGGTTGAGAAAGCTTTATGTCTCCCTTTTGAAGAACGGATCTTTAAGATGGAGATGATGATCTGGATATATGAAATTAACgtaaaaaagaaagcatatatgATAATAAGCATTGCCTGTACGTACATGAGTATTTCGTTGGTACGGGTGTCTTTGCAGGAGAGGGCAAAAAAAGGAGGCATTTCACAGAAGAAATGGTTAACATGATGAGATTTACAAAAGGGTAGTTGGAAAGTGAGGGGCGTATGAATGCTGGCACCACCAAAGCCCACACTCCATGACATGGAAGCTAAGCAGGCACACATCTTCTTGTTAATAATTGCTTGGTAGTGCAGTGGTCTACAAATGGCTGCAAATCGATCATAGGCCATGACAGCAAGAATTATACACTCTGCTGTTCCCAAAACCATGTGGAAATACATTTGAAGTGCACATCCCACCAGAGAAATACTTTTGTCTTTAGATAGAGTATTTATTAAAATTTTCGGCACAATGGTGGAGGAGAAGCAGATGTCAATTATGGAGAGATTAATCAAGAAGAAGTACATTGGAGTATGCAGCGTTGAGTTGATCCTCACCACGATGATCAGTAGAACATTTGCAGACAACGTTATAATATACATTATTAAGAACACAATAAAGCACATGACCTGAAGATATGGGACATTGGACAGTCCAAGGAGGATGAATCCTTCTGGAGATGTTTGATTTGAGTCTTCCATTAGATGTACTTTAGCTGGTGAATGGTAGCTAAGAGATCAAATAATTAAAGGGTcacattgtttattttttatatattcttacTGAAGAGCACTGGTCAGAGTAGTCTGCCTTCATGACCATTGTTCTGGTCTTCAAACTTTGGAGGAACACCTCATAGGAACAACACATTCTAGTGTGACCATTCTCAGCACAGCCTGGTTTTaaattaatatacagtatatactcgagtataagacgagttttttggcacatatttttgtgctcaaaaagccccctcgtcttatactcgagtctcgatttgtccgacccgaaaatgccatttcagcgagcggcccggccggcgcgtgactgacgtcacttagtaacgctcctgcttcctgaagtgggaggagcgttactaagtgacgtcagtcacgcgccggccagccagctcccgctcgctgtagtgcattcatcgtgacagtgagtacagaggccggacctgttatcaaaaggagagagattgttttacacactagtaaattactttacacacaaagccagttatgtgcgcagtttaggacacatgaggggacacatagggccatgagggggaccagcataagatgctatatgtcttatgctgccccccctcatggccctatgtgtcatagcacatatcccctataacagcgtcctccacagatccaccccataacagcgtcctccacagatccaccccataacagtgccatccacagatcccccataacactgtcctccacagatcccccacataacagcgtcctccacaaatcccccacatatgctgcatttcccaccctagtcttatactcgagtcaatagtttttccaatttttggggggtaaaattaggggcctcggcttatattcgggtcggcttatactcgagtatatacggtaatacTTATCCGCCTTtaattttatataataaaaactGATGTACAAAGGCATAATGCTTATGTTATCAGCCCAAATTTGTCTATAGAATATTTACAAATATATTGAAAGGGTCCATTTACATGAATCGATTCACAGGGCAATCATTGGGAATAAACAAATTCTTTTATGGTCATTGCCAGCTTGTAAAGCTTCTTTTACATGCTGCAATAATTTCCTCTGTATGAAGTAGTAAGTGATCGTTACTACGGTCATTCATTCACATGCAATTTATTACTTTTTAGCAGCATATCCCAGATTACACAGGACAATGTGCTGCCAACATCCAATGATTTTATGTTCTACATAAAAAATGGGTAACTTGACAAATGAGCTTTTTTCTTGACTGTCAGGTAATCAGCAGCACATTCATAGGAAGGTTCATACACGATTATTGTCCCAATTGTAAATTCTCCTATTTGATGGTGTCCTGTGATTATCCAGTTAGTGTGTTCTGACAGAAGAAAAACCTACCGGAGTTCACCATGTCCAGCCTAGCTGAATGTTGCATGCACCGCCAGACCATATGGACTATAATGGGCTCTGGTGGGGAACCAGCTGGGTTTCAGCCAGTTGAACACTGGTGCATGCACTGTTTTTTGTCCGGCAAAAACCTGGTGCTCATGCTGGAAACTGGCTGAATCCCTACCAAAATACTCTGGTGGTGCACAACCCTATATGGTTACGAGtgggtgggggaagcaggactcataggCAGTGGCATACCGCCAATAGCCGCAGAATATGCAACTGCTATAGGGCCCACgttggagggaagggggggcagagTGGATGGAATGCCCTGCTCCCTGCAATGTCTTCAGTATGGCTCATCTTCTGTCCCAAGTCCCTACCTGTTCATGCTCCAACCCCctcagttcatgctccgatgctctcctttgcccttcgctaaatcgtgcagggcaaaggcattttcaggagttctggTGACCAACCggactctccatggggctgccaggaagctcaatgatgtcaccggcactgatgggcgggctttagcgctgccctagccagtaaaatggctaggacagcgctaaagcacgcccattagagccggtgatgtcaccgaacacactgtcgGGCATAAGCTTACTCCCGGCTGTATATTGTAAACAAAATAGCCCGTGCTCTGCACGATCTAGCATAAGGCCTGGGTAAAAATATGGgaatggaacggaaaaatggaaatacgcaaatggaatgcatacggagtacattccgtttttttttttgcggacttttTTCACTGTGTTTTGAATCAAGTTTCTTCAAGTTgcacttttttagcagatctgACATGTATTACTTTATTTGTTAATAAATTTAAAGCGCCAAATTTTTTTCTCGGCAAATattgtggtaaaattgagtcaaaaaatttcatttttatttataaaagaaataccaaatttacccaaaatttggaaaaattagcaaattagcaaatttcaatttttctacttttataatagatagtaataactccaaaaatagttactactttacattcaccatatatctacttcatgtttggataattttgtgaatgccattttattttttggggacattagaaggcttagaagtttagaagcaaatctttaacatttttttcagaaaatttccaaaacccactttttaaggaccattttagaaactacacccctcatggtattcaaaaccgattttacaaactttgttaaacctttaggtgtttcacaagaattaatggaatatggagattaaatgacagaatttcacttttttggcagatttttcacatttttttacgctagcaaagcaagggttaacagctaaacaaagctcaatatttattgccctgattctgtagtttacaaaaacaccccatatgtggtcgtaaactgctgtactggcacacggcaggggagaaggcagatttcactgggataattttaggctgccatgtcacatttgaagagtccctgatgcacccctagagtagaaactcaaaaaaagttaccccattttggaaaatacatccctcaaggtatttaaaactgattttacaaactttggtaaccctttaggtgttccacaagaaataaaggaaaatggagataaaatttcagaatttcacttttttggcatattttccatttgaatcaattttttccagtaacaaagcaaaggttaacagccaaacaaggctcaatatttattgccctgattctgtagtttacagaaacacccatatgtggtcgtaaaccgctgtacgggcacacggcagggcacagaaggaaaggaatgccatatggtttttggaaggcagatttcactgggataattttaagctgccatgtcacatttgaagatgcacccctagagtagaaactccaaaaaaaaaacaccccattttggaaactgcgggataaggtggcagttttgttggtagtattttatggtacatatgatttttggttactctatattacactttttgttagccaaggtaacaaaaaatatctgttttggcacagtttttattttttgttatttacaatgttcatctgacaggttagatcttgtggtatttttatatagcaggttgttatagacgcgacaataccaaatatggctATTttatttggttgtttgtttcagtttcagaTAATAAAGCATTTTGGGCAGTGCagggggttaatgcgccggcatcggtgaataCAGTAGTGGAccggctatcagtgacagctcctgcacccgccttatcagcgtgccgtacatgtacggcgttaaGTCACGTGCAGTTGCGCCTTACACATATGGTGCTGGTCgttaatgggttaaaaaaaataaaaatttaattttgctCTCCTCCAGAAGGTAGAAAACTGTCTATCTAGCGGCACTTATGGGTCAATTTATGAAACAATAAAGAACCCTAAAACATGACTATAGTTTCCAACAAACAAGAGATACCCATCTGTAAACAGTTGTTTCAAGGTTTTTGCCCCTTTTCTCAGTACAGTATTCTACTCTGTTGTattgcaacttttttattttcgcaATGCACTGATGTCCATATCCCGATACAGAAAAACGTCTGTCATTGTATAGAGTATTTATGAGGATTTTGGGACCAATAGTGGAGGAGAAGCAGATTTAAATAATGGAGAGATTACTTAGGAAGAAGTTCATGGTGGTCTGTAGCTTCTCATTGATCCTCACCACAATGATCTGTAGAATATTCCCAGGCAACTTTATTATATACATCTCTAGGAATACAAGACAGCAGATGATCTgaagataaagggcattagaatGGATAGATGTTCCTGAAGATGTTTGATTTATATCTTCTATTACATTTATGGTTGTTGGACAACAGTAGTTAAAACTACATATTTTGCTAtcatttttgtatattttattgaAAGTGCCTGAGGGACAGGctatgactagtgatggacgaacatcggccgggacagttcgcggacgcgatcaaatgttcgtgaaccgcaagttcgcagctagccccattcattttaaaggcaggcgaacctgaaaaaccttcagctcatatttgcagccaccaaatacttagtagaagtgcacaaatagtcccacaacatggacagtgacatactagagggggatcaatgacaaaaattccaataaaaaatatgtgtcttaatcaggggacttttttatgcgtcttaaagggaaattctcttaaatgtgccctgttggagcctagaaaatgtttattttaggccatgggagtacgggccttaaaaattaggcattcacctgacataaaagaaattctgattatgtggctcgaggtacattatgcggtcgatggctaaaaattttactgtaggccactggactacaggccccaaacattaggcatttaccggacagaaaagatcaagtgattatgtggccagaggtatattacacgtcaatggatatcaattttactgcaggccagtacaaatacaggtcaaatacatatgtttaaaataactaaaaatataaatttatattaaaaacatgaaatcccccctctttaaaaaaaaaactaatgaaattcgataacacgtgatcGTCACTCGTCTTGAATTCCcctgaggccccaacaattattcattcactgtacagaaaagaacaagtaagtatatggctggaggtagattagacgtcatttgatatcaattttacagcaggccagtggactacaggccccaaaaattatgcattcaccatacagaaaataattatttgttccaatagcgtttgtcactctgtgtagctgtgttaGTAGTGGCACCCAGAGCTACGTTGGTGGCAGTAGGACTAGTGGTAGCGACAGTGACACTTGAGGTAAATACAGAGCAGGAAATTGAAAGGAAAGCCGAGGAGCTCActatgacatatcacagtctgagaAAAGTGGTGAGAAGGGTGAAGACTCTTGATGATGATTATGTGTTGGACAGGACATGGGAGCCAGATCAGGGTGTTGAGGAGTAGGGTGATGGCAGCAGTACCAAAAAAGAGCAGAGGCAAGATATGGCCAAAACCTTCGAAAAGACTGAACTGCTTcgggaactggtgatgctgctgatactgtgGGCACATGCCCAAAACGTACCAGACCTAAGCCATGTTTGGTTGCAACTAGGTCTGTGCCAGTATCTTccatctggcagtttttttttccatacagcCGGAAGAAAAAAGCATTTCCATTTGCAAGATCTGCTGGATTAAAATGAGTTGTGGGCATTCAAATACAAAATTAAGCACCATGGCTTTTATTGCAGCACATGATGTAGCATCAACAtttactgtaaaaaaattgaATTGCCCAACAGCTAGCGCAACAaaagtgtcctccttctcctagTCTACTTTGCGGTTAGTCTGCATCCACgtgcagtacagtgtccttgtcatcctTATTCATCATCACTTACTGTTTCTCCTGCTTAGGCTACTCCTCCTTTGCTCCATCCTCAGCCATtaataatggaatgtgtggccgaGAAACATCTCTCCATGCCCAGCAATCCGCTGGTCTGCATGCTTAACTCCCACCTAGCCAAGTTACTTATGGTGTAGTCACTGCTTTACCACTTAGTAGAGTCTGCAGCTTTTAGGGAGCTGATGCCATGTGTTCAGCCTTACTGGAACAAACCTAGCTGCCATTATTTCTCCAAAAAAGCCATCACTGCCTTGTACTGTCATGTGGCAGAAAACGTTGGCCACTCCTTGCAATTCTCACTTTACAGCAAGGAGCACACCATGgtggagcagctgttatgggcagcaacagtacatgtcttttgcggcccactgggtgaatgtttttTTACCGGGAGGCAGCACCGCAGCAACAAGACCAGTAGGACCTATTAaaacctccacctcctccacttcctcctccatgggcaTCCTTCCATTTAGCTGCAGGGCAGAGCATTGCTCCCACTCCTCTTCCCTCCTATTACATGGGTAAAGTGAAGCGTTGCCATGCAGTGTTAGAGCTGATTGGCCAGGGCAAGAGTAACAACACAGTTGATCacttgctaaagtgcatcaagcagcaaagaTCCCAGTGGCTATATTCTCGCCAACTCAGACCAGACAAGATGGTCAGCGACAATGGCCACTACATCATGGTCGTGCTGCATTTGAGGGAAATAACACATGGCACACGTGATAAACCTAGTTGTGTGCAACGCTTTTGAAAAAAGTGCCCTGGCTTTGTCCAAGAGACTGTACTTGCGCTTAAGGTAGTTATAATGCAAAGAAcgctctcctggacttgcaggGACAGAACAGTCCGCTGTTACACCGCTTGACTGGCTATGTTCCAATTTACTGGAATTCCACTTTGCATATGTTAGAATGCCTATATGAGCAGGGTAAGGCAATGAATGATTTTGTTATGTACCAGCCCACTTCAGCAGAAAGCATATGTTGTTTCGAGGTCAGGCGatggcagctcatcagagacaCCTGTCACGTACTGACCCCTACACAGAGGCCACAAAATTCGTCATTAGAGACAATTGTGGCATAAGCAATAATATTCCTCTCATATTTATCTTTGAACAGACAATCATGCTGATGCAACAAGGGATGATGGCAGAAGAACAGCCGACACATTCTGTTGTCCACcgtgtagctgttggggacacacAAGCAGAAAGTCCCATGATGGAGGAGGTTGAGGATGTGGAGCTGCCACTGAAGGAGGATTCtgtggtggaggagcaggagaatgatgatgatgacactggCCATGATACCCAATCAACACAGTGGGGCAAGAACTGGCTCGTTGGGCGTGCTGGCCAAAATGGCCAGCTGTATGCTTGTTTTCCTACATACAGGCAGGTGTGCTATTCACATGAAGCAGTCTAATGATTACTAGATAGCCATGCTTACAGACCTTTACTGTCAAAACAAAATCAGGGAATGTTTTCCTCCTTCCGAAATGGAGGCCAAGTTATTACCAGGAAATGCTTGCCGCAGTTTTAAATAGGCAGACGCCTCTGAATTTGCAAGCACAAGCAGTAATGTACTGTCATGTAGACATATTACAGTACTTTGGCCcccatttactaatgtgagtgcacctagatTTTGGCATGAATTGCACCAAAAAGTGGCTTACCTGGAAGAGGTGCCGCCTCATGggaaaggggcatggcctaaGATGCAACTTTTTGCACTACATTTCTGAC
This region of Bufo gargarizans isolate SCDJY-AF-19 chromosome 11, ASM1485885v1, whole genome shotgun sequence genomic DNA includes:
- the LOC122921424 gene encoding putative olfactory receptor 2W6 — protein: MEDSNQTSPEGFILLGLSNVPYLQVMCFIVFLIMYIITLSANVLLIIVVRINSTLHTPMYFFLINLSIIDICFSSTIVPKILINTLSKDKSISLVGCALQMYFHMVLGTAECIILAVMAYDRFAAICRPLHYQAIINKKMCACLASMSWSVGFGGASIHTPLTFQLPFCKSHHVNHFFCEMPPFFALSCKDTRTNEILMYVQAMLIIIYAFFFTLISYIQIIISILKIRSSKGRHKAFSTCASHLTVVSLYYGTIIFMYLKPRSAYSPQIGKTMSILYTAVTPMLNPIIYSIRNKDVKDTIKIRLSKKSN